The following proteins come from a genomic window of Lolium rigidum isolate FL_2022 chromosome 5, APGP_CSIRO_Lrig_0.1, whole genome shotgun sequence:
- the LOC124651614 gene encoding protein TPX2-like — protein MAREMEKTRKVTSPKSSSSSSGPKSPPRNRGSPPHKKNITEPRSKNEQQSFRKGGPDSATHDESRRHSPTSETSPKKSTKHEQPLSYCRLHTEERAIRRAGYNYQVASKINTMEIIRRFEDKLSQVMEEREIKMMRREMVPKAQLMPAFDKPFHPQRSRRPLTVPKEPSFLRLKCCIGGEFHRHFCFNGSGGAKAIH, from the exons atggctaGAGAGATGGAGAAGACAAGGAAGGTCACCTCCCCTAAG AGCTCTTCTAGTAGTTCAGGTCCGAAGAGCCCACCAAGGAACAGAGGGTCTCCACCTCATAAGAAGAACATAACCGAG CCACGAAGCAAAAATGAGCAGCAGAGCTTCCGTAAGGGAGGCCCAGACTCGGCAACTCACGATGAGAGCAGACGTCATTCTCCAACTTCAGAAACCTCACCCAAG AAATCGACAAAACACGAGCAACCGCTGAGCTATTGCAGGCTTCACACCGAGGAACGAGCCATAAGGCGAGCTGGTTACAATTACCAG GTTGCAAGCAAGATAAATACCATGGAAATTATTCGTAGATTTGAGGACAAGTTATCGCAG GTGATGGAGGAGCGTGAGATCAAGATGATGCGGAGGGAGATGGTTCCGAAGGCCCAGCTTATGCCAGCGTTTGACAAGCCATTCCACCCACAGAG GTCGAGGAGGCCCCTTACCGTCCCCAAGGAGCCTAGCTTCCTGAGGCTGAAATGCTGCATCGGCGGAGAGTTCCATCGCCATTTCTGCTTCAACGGCAGCGGCGGTGCAAAGGCCATCCATTGA